Proteins from one Pontibacter korlensis genomic window:
- a CDS encoding efflux RND transporter permease subunit, with the protein MASLSNISIRRPVLAIVMSITIIVFGFIGITYLGVREYPSVDPPIVSVRTTYTGANAETIESEITEPLEESINGIAGIRTLTSSSSEGNSNITVEFNLDVDLETAANDVRDRVSRAQRRLPEDAEPPTVEKADADANPILFLGIRSEVRSLLELSDIGLNVFKEQLQTIPGVSEIMIWGDKRYAMRLWMDPVKLAALRVTPLEVQTALQRQNVELPSGSIEGATTELSVRTMGRISTPEEFNNLIIRQDADRLIRFRDIGHAQLSPENEKTVLRYNGIPMIGVVLVPQPGSNQIEIADEFYRRLEHIKKDIPEDLQLTIGFDNSQYIRASIAEVQETIFVAFGLVVVIIFLFLRDWRSTLIPVVAIPVSLIGAFFIMYVMDFSINVLTLLGIVLAIGLVVDDAIVMLENIYTRIEDGQEPMKAAKKGSAEIYFAIISTTVALAAVFMPVAFLEDTTGRLFREFGIVVAGSVIISSFVSLTLTPMMSSRILKRRERPNWFYRKTEPFFTSLTNSYRSSLESFMRVRWVAFILIVVAGGTIWWQMSTLQSELTPEEDRSGLRINATGPEGASFEFMDQYMNELTALVNDSVQGISSITSMTRNSNSGFIRLRLVSPEERDKTQQQIVEGLPALINQIPGARAFASGDKGLGGGRGSGQPVQFVVQSQNMEKLREIIPPFLEAAQQDPTFNFVDVNLKFNKPELRVEIDREKAQSLGVSVRDIAQTMQLGLSGQRFGYFVKGGKQYQILGQVARENRSEPLDLRSLYVKNSAGELIQLDNLIELKEESASPQVYRFNRFAAATFSASLAKGKTIGDGIEAMDAIADKVLDETFQTSLTGQSRDFSESSGSLMFAFLLALGLIYLALSAQFESFRDPVIIMFTVPLALSGALLSLWFFDQTLNIFSQIGMIMLVGLVTKNGILLVEFANQRKEEGLTKLEAATDAAVSRFRPILMTSLSTILGTLPIALALGTGAESRVPMGIAVVGGLILATGLTLYVIPAVYSYFSSAEANVIPGSNDDEQEEQPKKQPAAYAQV; encoded by the coding sequence ATGGCAAGTTTATCAAATATAAGTATCAGACGCCCCGTGCTGGCCATCGTGATGAGTATCACGATTATAGTTTTCGGCTTCATCGGCATTACGTACCTGGGCGTGCGGGAGTATCCAAGCGTAGACCCTCCTATTGTTAGTGTCCGGACTACCTACACGGGCGCCAATGCCGAAACCATTGAATCTGAAATTACAGAGCCGCTGGAGGAGTCCATAAACGGTATTGCAGGTATCAGAACCCTTACCTCTAGCAGTAGCGAGGGCAACAGTAACATTACCGTAGAGTTTAACCTGGATGTAGACCTGGAAACAGCTGCCAACGACGTGCGCGACCGTGTATCCAGAGCACAGCGCAGGCTGCCAGAGGATGCTGAGCCACCTACCGTGGAAAAGGCCGACGCCGACGCCAACCCTATCCTCTTCCTGGGTATCCGAAGTGAGGTGCGCTCGCTGCTGGAGCTCTCAGACATAGGCCTGAACGTGTTTAAGGAGCAGTTGCAGACTATTCCGGGCGTAAGTGAAATCATGATCTGGGGTGATAAGCGCTACGCAATGCGCCTGTGGATGGACCCGGTAAAACTTGCTGCCCTTCGTGTTACGCCCCTTGAGGTGCAAACTGCCCTGCAGCGACAGAACGTAGAGCTCCCATCAGGAAGTATAGAGGGTGCTACGACAGAGCTTTCTGTTAGAACCATGGGCCGTATCTCTACCCCTGAAGAATTCAACAACCTGATAATCAGACAGGATGCAGATCGCCTGATCCGCTTCCGCGACATTGGCCATGCTCAGCTATCTCCGGAAAACGAGAAAACTGTGCTACGCTACAATGGCATCCCCATGATCGGTGTGGTACTCGTTCCGCAGCCTGGCTCTAATCAGATTGAGATTGCAGATGAGTTTTATAGACGCCTCGAGCACATAAAGAAGGATATTCCGGAAGACCTTCAACTGACCATTGGCTTCGATAACTCACAGTACATTCGCGCCTCTATTGCCGAAGTACAGGAGACTATTTTTGTGGCCTTCGGCCTGGTGGTAGTAATAATCTTCCTGTTCCTGCGCGACTGGCGCTCTACACTGATTCCGGTTGTAGCCATTCCGGTGTCCCTGATCGGTGCCTTCTTTATCATGTACGTGATGGACTTCTCCATTAACGTACTGACACTGCTGGGTATCGTTCTGGCCATTGGTCTTGTGGTGGACGACGCCATCGTCATGCTGGAGAATATCTACACCCGTATAGAGGATGGCCAGGAGCCGATGAAGGCAGCAAAGAAAGGATCCGCCGAAATCTATTTCGCTATTATTTCCACCACGGTAGCACTGGCAGCAGTATTTATGCCGGTAGCTTTCCTGGAAGACACCACAGGTCGCCTTTTCCGTGAGTTTGGTATCGTAGTGGCTGGCTCAGTTATTATATCATCTTTTGTCTCTCTCACGCTGACACCTATGATGTCGTCGCGTATCCTGAAGCGCAGAGAAAGACCAAACTGGTTCTACCGTAAAACAGAACCGTTCTTCACCTCTCTTACCAACAGCTATCGCAGCAGCCTTGAGAGCTTTATGCGTGTGCGTTGGGTAGCGTTTATACTTATTGTGGTAGCAGGGGGCACCATCTGGTGGCAGATGTCTACGCTGCAATCTGAGCTGACACCTGAAGAGGACAGAAGCGGACTTCGTATTAACGCCACTGGTCCTGAGGGCGCCTCTTTCGAGTTTATGGATCAGTACATGAATGAGCTGACAGCACTAGTGAACGACTCGGTACAAGGCATCTCGAGCATCACTTCCATGACACGAAACTCGAACTCAGGCTTTATTCGCCTGCGTTTGGTATCTCCAGAGGAGCGTGATAAAACGCAGCAGCAGATTGTAGAGGGTTTACCTGCCCTGATCAACCAGATTCCGGGAGCCCGTGCCTTTGCCTCCGGCGATAAAGGCTTGGGTGGTGGTCGTGGTTCTGGCCAGCCTGTGCAGTTTGTGGTGCAGTCGCAAAATATGGAGAAGCTGCGCGAGATTATTCCGCCTTTCCTGGAGGCTGCACAGCAAGATCCGACCTTCAACTTTGTAGACGTAAACCTGAAGTTTAACAAACCGGAGCTGCGCGTTGAGATTGACCGTGAAAAAGCACAGTCGCTGGGTGTGAGCGTGCGCGATATTGCTCAGACCATGCAGCTGGGCCTGAGTGGCCAACGCTTCGGCTACTTTGTAAAAGGTGGTAAGCAGTACCAGATCCTTGGCCAGGTAGCGCGCGAAAACCGAAGTGAGCCGCTAGACCTGCGCAGCCTGTACGTTAAAAACAGTGCTGGGGAGCTAATTCAGCTAGATAACCTGATCGAGCTGAAAGAGGAAAGTGCATCGCCGCAAGTATACCGCTTTAACCGATTTGCCGCTGCCACTTTTAGTGCCTCACTAGCAAAAGGTAAAACCATAGGCGACGGTATAGAAGCAATGGATGCTATTGCCGATAAGGTGCTGGATGAGACTTTCCAGACTTCCCTTACTGGCCAGTCTAGAGACTTTTCTGAAAGCTCAGGCAGTTTGATGTTTGCCTTCCTGCTAGCCTTAGGTTTGATTTACCTGGCACTATCTGCCCAGTTCGAAAGCTTCCGCGACCCGGTCATCATCATGTTCACCGTACCGCTTGCCCTTTCTGGTGCATTGCTCAGTCTCTGGTTCTTCGACCAAACACTGAATATCTTTAGCCAGATTGGTATGATCATGCTGGTGGGTCTGGTAACGAAGAATGGTATCCTGCTGGTAGAGTTTGCCAACCAGCGCAAGGAAGAGGGCCTTACCAAGCTGGAGGCGGCCACTGATGCTGCTGTATCACGCTTCCGCCCCATCCTGATGACATCGCTCTCCACGATCCTGGGTACCCTGCCAATTGCCCTTGCACTAGGTACAGGTGCTGAGAGCCGTGTGCCAATGGGTATAGCCGTGGTAGGCGGTCTGATTCTGGCAACCGGACTTACACTTTACGTGATTCCGGCGGTGTACTCATATTTCTCATCTGCCGAAGCCAACGTGATACCAGGCAGCAACGACGATGAGCAGGAAGAGCAGCCTAAGAAGCAGCCAGCAGCCTATGCTCAGGTATAG
- a CDS encoding sugar phosphate isomerase/epimerase family protein → MTTRRNFLQQASLLTAGVLLVPSCVMAKANQNVGIQLYTLREQLPKDVQGVIGKVAKAGYKEVETYGYSKENGFWGLTPKEFSQLLKKNKLTTPSGHFGFDAYISGKDEDLQSYIEAAKAVDMKYIIVPYLGENLRQTAGDYRHVAQRLSKAAEECNAAGLTLAYHNHDFEFKNLGDTTGYDILLSETDPNLVKFELDLYWVVRAGLDPVKLFKENEGRFELWHVKDMDKSTPTINTEVGSGSINFKEIFNNAKVAGVKHILVEQENFSKDPFQSITQSYTYVKENLL, encoded by the coding sequence ATGACAACAAGAAGAAATTTTCTGCAGCAGGCAAGCTTACTGACAGCAGGTGTACTTCTGGTACCAAGCTGCGTAATGGCTAAGGCAAATCAGAACGTAGGTATACAGCTTTACACTTTGCGCGAGCAACTGCCTAAGGATGTGCAAGGGGTTATTGGTAAAGTTGCTAAGGCCGGATACAAAGAGGTCGAAACCTATGGCTATTCTAAAGAAAATGGTTTCTGGGGTTTAACTCCCAAAGAGTTCTCTCAGCTGCTTAAGAAGAATAAACTAACCACACCTAGTGGCCACTTTGGTTTTGATGCCTACATAAGCGGTAAAGATGAGGACCTGCAGTCTTACATAGAAGCGGCTAAGGCTGTGGATATGAAGTATATTATAGTGCCTTATCTGGGCGAGAACCTGCGTCAGACGGCCGGTGATTACCGCCACGTGGCTCAGCGCCTTTCTAAGGCAGCAGAGGAGTGTAATGCGGCTGGTTTAACTTTGGCTTACCACAACCACGACTTTGAGTTTAAGAACCTGGGCGATACGACTGGATACGATATCCTGCTATCAGAGACCGATCCTAATCTTGTCAAGTTTGAGCTGGACCTTTACTGGGTAGTTCGCGCTGGTCTGGATCCGGTAAAGCTGTTTAAGGAAAACGAAGGTAGATTTGAGCTGTGGCACGTGAAAGACATGGACAAGTCTACTCCTACCATCAATACAGAAGTAGGCTCAGGCTCCATCAACTTCAAAGAGATTTTCAATAACGCTAAAGTAGCAGGAGTGAAACATATACTGGTGGAGCAGGAAAACTTCTCCAAAGATCCTTTCCAGAGTATAACCCAGAGTTATACTTATGTAAAAGAAAATCTGCTGTAG
- a CDS encoding sugar MFS transporter encodes MSNTSLKSKPTASPELNRSGSTSAMAIIGALFFIFGFVTWLNSLLIPYLEIACQLTKFQSFFVTFAFYIAYLVMAPLSTRTLKKFGFKNGMSVALILMAAGALLFIPAAMTRIYGLFLLGLFIMGSGLAILQTASNPYITIVGPAESAAKRISIMGICNKIAGALAPIILGLFLHLDNADNLRSDLAGMTEVDRVAALNEMALRVIPPYIGIIAVLLILAFWVYKSSLPEIDTDEEDEAVASSNVGKNSVFDFPHVLLGVFTLFLYVGVEVIAGDSIISYGVSQGIPLTTAKFFTSATMVSMVIGYVIGIVTIPKYIKQENALKLCAIVGVLFSLGAIFTSGYVSVSFIALLGFANSLMWPAIWPLALAGVGRFTKAASSLLVMGIAGGAVVPLIYGALADVWNSQQAYWIMVPCYLFIWFYSTAGHKVGRKV; translated from the coding sequence ATGTCTAACACCTCCCTTAAGTCAAAGCCGACTGCCTCGCCGGAGCTTAATCGCTCGGGCAGTACCAGTGCCATGGCCATTATTGGTGCCTTGTTCTTCATTTTTGGCTTCGTTACCTGGCTAAACTCCCTGCTGATTCCTTACCTGGAGATCGCCTGCCAGCTAACTAAGTTTCAGTCATTCTTCGTGACTTTCGCCTTCTACATTGCTTACCTGGTGATGGCACCTCTCTCCACCCGTACTTTAAAGAAGTTTGGGTTCAAGAATGGTATGTCGGTGGCTTTGATCTTGATGGCAGCAGGCGCCCTGCTTTTCATCCCGGCCGCCATGACACGTATTTATGGTCTGTTTCTGCTTGGCTTGTTTATCATGGGTAGCGGCTTGGCTATTCTACAAACGGCTTCCAACCCGTACATCACGATTGTAGGACCAGCAGAGAGTGCTGCCAAACGCATCAGCATTATGGGTATCTGTAATAAAATTGCCGGTGCACTTGCCCCAATTATCCTGGGCTTGTTCCTGCACCTTGATAATGCAGATAACCTTCGCTCCGATTTAGCAGGTATGACTGAGGTGGACAGAGTAGCCGCCTTGAATGAGATGGCACTTCGCGTAATCCCACCTTATATTGGCATTATAGCTGTGCTTTTGATCCTGGCTTTCTGGGTGTACAAGTCTAGCCTACCAGAAATTGACACAGATGAAGAGGATGAAGCAGTAGCATCATCGAACGTTGGTAAGAATAGCGTATTTGACTTCCCGCACGTACTGCTTGGCGTATTTACACTGTTCCTGTATGTAGGTGTAGAGGTAATTGCTGGCGACTCAATTATCAGCTACGGTGTCTCACAAGGCATACCTCTTACGACTGCCAAGTTCTTTACCAGTGCCACTATGGTGTCGATGGTAATTGGCTACGTCATCGGCATTGTCACTATACCCAAGTATATTAAGCAAGAGAATGCCTTGAAGCTTTGTGCTATTGTGGGCGTTCTTTTCTCTCTAGGTGCCATCTTCACTTCAGGCTATGTCTCTGTTTCTTTTATTGCACTGCTTGGTTTTGCTAACTCGCTCATGTGGCCAGCCATTTGGCCACTGGCTTTGGCCGGTGTAGGCCGCTTTACAAAGGCAGCTTCATCCTTACTGGTGATGGGCATTGCAGGTGGAGCGGTAGTACCGCTTATCTATGGAGCCCTGGCCGATGTTTGGAACTCGCAGCAGGCTTATTGGATCATGGTGCCATGCTACCTGTTCATCTGGTTCTACTCTACTGCAGGACATAAAGTGGGCCGTAAGGTTTAA
- a CDS encoding TolC family protein: protein MSQEKLSLEQAIRIGLQNNFDIQIATKQEAVAENNVTLGNAGFLPAIDGNARRNFSENNSRQEFQTGPDRVRSGASSNNIGYGVNLNWVVFDGLGMFINLERLKTLEKSGELFTKQTVENTLADITASYYEVARQSFKIRALQDAIAISEARVEIAQAQYEVGVSAKVEILRAQVDYNADRSELLLQQELLQNAKINLNQLLGRSPNIDFEVTDSIVVDPSLNYSIANSNLYAANPLLQRLQLDRQLAHLDIRAVRASRFPTVGFSSAYNFSRSEAEPLNEFQARFNQNRGYNYGLTLSVPIFNGFNINRQAQNARINLEAADLELKREENRLQSDLARAYSQYANRLQLLELEEVNVKLAQENAEIALERYKLGLLTAIELREAQRNELVASNRLIDIQYQAKTAEVELKRLTSSLVQEGQL from the coding sequence TTGAGCCAGGAAAAGCTTTCATTGGAACAGGCCATCCGCATAGGTCTACAAAACAACTTCGACATACAGATTGCCACCAAACAGGAGGCTGTTGCGGAAAACAACGTTACCCTGGGTAATGCTGGGTTTTTGCCAGCTATAGATGGTAATGCCCGCCGCAACTTTAGCGAAAACAACTCAAGGCAAGAGTTTCAGACAGGGCCAGACCGAGTGCGCTCAGGGGCTAGCTCTAACAACATAGGTTACGGCGTAAACCTGAACTGGGTGGTTTTTGATGGTTTAGGAATGTTTATTAACCTGGAGCGCCTGAAAACACTGGAGAAATCAGGAGAGCTTTTCACAAAGCAGACGGTAGAAAACACCCTGGCCGATATAACAGCCAGCTACTATGAAGTGGCACGCCAGTCTTTTAAGATACGGGCCCTGCAGGATGCCATTGCCATTTCTGAAGCCCGCGTGGAGATTGCGCAGGCACAGTATGAGGTAGGCGTGAGTGCCAAAGTAGAGATTCTGCGGGCACAGGTAGATTACAATGCCGACAGATCGGAGCTACTGCTGCAGCAGGAATTGCTGCAAAATGCTAAAATCAACCTGAACCAGTTGCTTGGCCGCAGCCCCAATATCGACTTTGAGGTAACAGACAGTATTGTAGTAGACCCTTCGCTTAACTACAGTATAGCCAACAGCAATCTTTACGCTGCAAACCCTCTGTTGCAGCGCCTGCAGCTAGATCGCCAGCTGGCTCATCTTGACATCAGGGCCGTTCGCGCCAGCCGCTTCCCTACTGTTGGCTTTTCAAGTGCCTATAACTTTAGCCGCTCTGAGGCGGAGCCATTGAACGAGTTCCAGGCGCGCTTTAACCAGAACAGAGGATACAACTATGGCCTGACGTTAAGCGTGCCTATTTTTAACGGCTTTAACATCAACCGCCAGGCGCAGAACGCCCGCATAAACCTGGAGGCAGCTGACCTGGAGCTGAAGCGTGAAGAAAACCGCCTGCAGTCCGATCTTGCCCGTGCTTATAGCCAATACGCTAACCGCCTGCAGCTTCTGGAGCTGGAGGAAGTGAACGTGAAGCTAGCACAAGAAAACGCCGAGATCGCACTGGAACGATACAAGCTTGGACTTTTAACAGCCATTGAACTTAGAGAGGCACAGCGTAATGAGCTGGTAGCCTCGAACCGCCTGATCGATATCCAATACCAGGCTAAAACAGCAGAAGTAGAGCTAAAGCGCCTCACCAGCTCACTGGTACAGGAAGGCCAACTATAA
- a CDS encoding DUF1579 family protein yields MKKFIVSVLAAVLLAVAAPVTMAQEQGAITSAEANLLLRKIAGNWLVSHYAWQPESKTYYQATGKASVSNAHQGSYLHEKTDVMQPDGSYRHRECFLGYSQAKSRFELIQADELSNNTTLLVGQWHPEYNAITLAPVDGLKKGDVNSQEYVYLFLPEGMLLKIVRTMDEEGNYLIHSQDYYAPQRTAGL; encoded by the coding sequence ATGAAAAAATTTATTGTTTCTGTACTGGCAGCGGTGCTGCTGGCAGTAGCCGCACCTGTCACCATGGCCCAAGAGCAGGGAGCAATTACCTCAGCTGAAGCAAATCTACTTCTCCGCAAAATTGCCGGTAACTGGCTGGTAAGCCACTATGCCTGGCAACCCGAAAGCAAAACCTACTACCAGGCTACGGGCAAGGCCAGCGTTAGCAACGCTCATCAAGGCAGCTACTTGCATGAGAAGACAGATGTCATGCAGCCAGATGGTTCTTACCGCCACCGCGAATGCTTCCTGGGGTATTCCCAAGCCAAATCCAGATTTGAGCTGATACAGGCAGATGAGCTTAGCAACAACACCACTTTACTGGTTGGGCAGTGGCACCCAGAGTACAACGCCATTACTTTAGCACCTGTAGACGGCCTGAAGAAAGGCGATGTGAACAGCCAAGAGTATGTGTACCTGTTCCTGCCAGAAGGAATGCTGCTCAAAATTGTCCGCACCATGGATGAGGAAGGCAATTATTTAATCCATAGCCAGGACTACTACGCACCGCAGCGCACAGCTGGCCTATAA
- a CDS encoding efflux RND transporter periplasmic adaptor subunit, with the protein MNKTLKTILILVAVTAIGYFVYKQFPAEPEKIARADGGGGPMAQQVAVDVYVVSPSAFQNRITTTGTVLPNEDVELRSEIAGRVTGINFEEGSRVRKGQLLLTVNDADLRAQLQKLESNQKLYREMEERQRTLLEKEYISAQEYDQVSNQLATATADIQALKATMAKAYVRAPFDGVIGLRQVSEGSYVSATTPIARIVDVSPVKIDFAIPGRHSQQVKQGDKISFTVEGNPETYQASIYAIQPNIDPTTRTLQIRALFDNKNQEVKPGAFVNVSLALKESDDAILIPTEAIIPEATGHKIYLAKNGKAVPKMVKIGQRSETLIQIMEGVTPGDTIIRSGILQVRDGSKLNIRKVQSAEEVLATPNTTQSGTEETAG; encoded by the coding sequence ATGAACAAAACCTTAAAAACTATTCTGATTCTTGTAGCCGTTACGGCCATAGGCTACTTTGTTTACAAGCAATTCCCGGCTGAACCAGAGAAGATCGCTAGAGCCGATGGTGGCGGAGGCCCAATGGCGCAGCAGGTAGCCGTGGATGTATACGTTGTTTCACCGAGTGCTTTCCAGAACAGGATTACCACTACAGGCACAGTATTGCCTAACGAGGACGTAGAGCTTCGCAGTGAGATTGCAGGACGAGTAACAGGTATAAATTTCGAGGAAGGTAGCCGTGTGCGTAAGGGCCAGTTGCTTTTAACCGTGAACGATGCCGATCTGCGCGCGCAGCTGCAAAAGCTGGAATCTAACCAAAAGTTGTACCGCGAGATGGAAGAACGCCAGCGCACCCTCCTGGAGAAGGAGTATATCAGTGCGCAGGAGTACGACCAGGTAAGCAATCAACTGGCTACCGCCACTGCCGACATACAGGCCCTGAAGGCTACAATGGCCAAAGCCTATGTTAGAGCTCCTTTTGACGGTGTAATTGGCCTGCGACAAGTGAGTGAAGGTAGCTATGTATCAGCCACCACGCCTATTGCCCGTATTGTGGACGTAAGCCCTGTAAAAATAGACTTTGCCATTCCGGGCCGTCACAGCCAGCAGGTAAAGCAAGGCGACAAAATCAGTTTCACGGTAGAAGGTAACCCGGAAACGTACCAGGCCTCCATCTACGCTATACAACCGAACATCGACCCTACTACCCGCACCCTTCAGATTCGTGCCCTCTTTGATAACAAAAACCAGGAGGTAAAACCAGGAGCCTTTGTTAACGTGAGCCTTGCCCTGAAAGAGTCTGACGATGCCATACTTATCCCGACAGAAGCCATCATCCCAGAGGCTACTGGTCATAAGATATACCTGGCCAAAAACGGGAAAGCAGTGCCAAAGATGGTTAAAATAGGGCAACGCTCAGAGACCCTGATCCAGATTATGGAGGGTGTCACACCAGGCGATACAATCATCCGCTCCGGTATCCTGCAAGTGCGGGATGGTTCTAAACTGAACATCCGTAAAGTGCAGTCTGCCGAGGAAGTATTGGCGACACCAAACACGACACAATCAGGAACAGAGGAAACAGCAGGATAA
- a CDS encoding MGMT family protein, whose protein sequence is MAKKDSKENFFQNVYEVVQLIPRGRVTSYGAIASYLGAKGSARMVGWALIAAHPFSASQVPTHRVVNRNGMLTGKQHFEGANAMQERLEQEGVRVENDKVVNFDKLFWDPQKELL, encoded by the coding sequence ATGGCAAAAAAAGATAGCAAGGAGAATTTCTTCCAGAATGTATATGAGGTGGTGCAGCTGATACCCCGGGGACGAGTTACTTCTTACGGTGCCATTGCCAGCTACTTGGGGGCAAAAGGCTCGGCCAGGATGGTAGGATGGGCGTTGATAGCAGCACACCCTTTTTCTGCTTCGCAGGTGCCTACACACCGGGTTGTGAACCGAAACGGCATGCTAACGGGAAAGCAGCACTTTGAGGGTGCAAATGCCATGCAGGAGCGGCTGGAGCAGGAGGGAGTACGCGTGGAGAATGATAAGGTCGTAAACTTTGATAAGCTTTTCTGGGATCCTCAAAAGGAGCTGCTTTAA
- a CDS encoding DUF2892 domain-containing protein — protein sequence MNKIQLGRTKQSTTDAVNQETDRQTLDNLDRYGYDGPEAIEYRLKELDKEWDMERVMAVKASVLSLTGLALGAKKDKRWFVLPGLVASFLLQHGLQGWCPPLPILRRLGFRTRKEIEEERYALKALRGDFNRVLGATMPEGVLNVIRS from the coding sequence ATGAACAAAATTCAACTAGGACGTACCAAGCAGAGCACTACAGATGCCGTGAACCAAGAGACAGACAGGCAAACCTTAGACAACTTAGACCGCTATGGATATGACGGCCCCGAAGCCATAGAGTACCGGCTAAAGGAGCTGGATAAAGAGTGGGATATGGAGCGGGTAATGGCAGTGAAGGCATCTGTACTTAGTTTAACCGGCCTGGCACTGGGAGCAAAAAAAGACAAGCGATGGTTTGTTTTGCCAGGCCTTGTAGCTTCTTTCCTCCTGCAACATGGGTTACAAGGGTGGTGCCCACCATTGCCTATACTGCGGAGGCTTGGGTTTAGGACAAGAAAGGAGATTGAGGAAGAACGTTATGCCTTGAAGGCCCTAAGAGGAGATTTTAACAGGGTGCTTGGTGCTACAATGCCGGAAGGCGTACTAAACGTCATCAGGTCTTGA
- a CDS encoding MgtC/SapB family protein, which translates to MELELFQTLGISLGLGLLVGLQRQHDQSELAGIRTFPLITMFGTISAYLAQDFGGWVVAAGLLSLAGLVVVANLMRSKGPYVDVGLTTEAAALLMYAIGAYLALGSGTVAVAVGATVAVLLHLKDTLHNLISRIGQRDLKAIMQFVVISLVILPVLPDDTYGPYNVLNPYNIWLMVVLIVGIGLSGYFAYKIFGQKAGTLLGGILGGLISSTATTVSYARRTKDSSNTSSNLATLVIFTASAVSFARIITEVAVVAPGTVATVAPPLAAVLLLMLLLGAVMYFFKRDETDKMPEQENPAQLKMALVFGAIYAAVILATSFAKEQLGSSGLYMVAIVSGLTDVDAITLSTSRLMQTGNLELNNGWRLILVAALSNLVFKAVLVGLLGNRSAFSRIAVLFGIVLVAGLLVLWLWPEEFSLLSSLTAQ; encoded by the coding sequence ATGGAGTTAGAGCTATTCCAGACACTCGGGATTTCGCTTGGCTTAGGACTGCTGGTGGGGCTGCAACGACAGCATGACCAATCAGAACTGGCAGGGATACGCACGTTTCCGCTCATCACCATGTTTGGCACTATCTCAGCCTATCTGGCACAGGACTTTGGTGGCTGGGTGGTTGCTGCCGGACTACTGAGCTTGGCAGGCCTGGTAGTAGTGGCTAACTTGATGAGAAGCAAAGGGCCTTATGTAGATGTTGGCTTAACCACCGAGGCGGCGGCCCTACTCATGTACGCCATAGGAGCTTACCTGGCACTAGGCAGCGGGACTGTAGCCGTGGCTGTTGGTGCCACAGTTGCTGTGCTGCTTCACCTGAAAGACACCCTCCACAACCTCATCTCAAGGATTGGGCAGAGGGACCTAAAGGCAATCATGCAGTTTGTGGTGATCTCGCTCGTGATCCTGCCGGTTCTTCCAGATGACACCTACGGCCCTTATAATGTACTGAACCCTTACAACATCTGGCTAATGGTGGTACTGATTGTAGGAATTGGCCTCTCAGGTTATTTTGCCTACAAAATCTTTGGCCAGAAAGCCGGAACGCTCTTGGGCGGTATTCTAGGTGGTTTGATTTCCAGCACGGCCACCACGGTAAGTTATGCCCGCCGCACCAAAGACAGCAGCAACACGAGTAGCAACCTGGCTACCCTTGTGATCTTTACAGCCTCAGCTGTATCGTTTGCACGCATCATAACTGAAGTAGCAGTAGTGGCACCAGGTACTGTTGCCACAGTGGCTCCCCCACTTGCAGCTGTACTGCTGCTGATGCTGCTGCTGGGGGCTGTTATGTACTTTTTTAAAAGAGATGAAACAGACAAGATGCCCGAGCAGGAAAACCCTGCGCAACTAAAGATGGCATTAGTTTTCGGAGCTATTTATGCTGCTGTTATCCTTGCTACCTCTTTTGCTAAAGAACAACTCGGTAGTAGTGGCCTGTACATGGTGGCCATCGTTTCCGGGTTAACGGATGTGGATGCTATTACTTTATCTACCTCGCGCCTTATGCAAACGGGCAACCTGGAACTAAACAATGGCTGGCGCCTTATTCTGGTAGCTGCACTTTCAAATTTAGTCTTCAAAGCTGTTTTGGTCGGCCTGCTGGGGAACCGATCTGCCTTTAGCAGAATAGCAGTTCTGTTTGGTATTGTGCTGGTTGCCGGCCTGCTGGTACTTTGGCTGTGGCCAGAAGAGTTTAGCCTCCTTTCCAGCTTAACTGCCCAATAA